The sequence ATCGCGAGCCTGTCATGGCCGCCATCGCCAACCCTCGACCGAGCGCGCCGAGGTGAACGGGGTCGCAGCCGCCCTCCCAGCCATGTCGTCAGAGTGGCGTCGGGCCGCGCCCCTCACGCCGGAGGGCCAGGGCGACGCTCACTCCTTCCAGAGGAACTTCCAGGGGTTGTGCTTCAGGTCGCGCACCATCTCCTGGACGTCGTCGTAGATCGCCTCGTCCATCACGAGGGAGCCCACGGTGCCCTCGCCCTTCTTGATGTGCGTGACGATCGCCTGCGCGTCGGCCGCGGTGGCGTTGGCGCGGGCGGCGAGCTGCGCGACCTCGTCGAGGGTCTTCTTCAGCTTGGCCTGCTCTTCCGGGCTGCCGACGGTCGCCGAGACCCGGTTGATGTTGGCCATCGCCTCCTTCGCGTCCTTGAGGAGCGGGCCCGAGTCGCGCTGCAGGTCCTGCGAAATGCGGTCGATGTTGTCGATCGTGCGCGCGATCTTGGGGTTGTCGACGTACCGGATCTTGGCGTCGTGCGTGAGCTGGTTCGCCTCGGCCGAGAGCGCCTCGAGGTTCGCGACCGTGCGGTTGATTCGCTCGCGGTTGTCGGTGAGCACGCCGTTCAGGTTCTTCAGCAGGCCGGCGGTGTTCGTCGCGATGTCGGAGATGAGCTCGCGGTTGTTCCGGATCCCGTTCATCGTCGTGTCGAGCAGCTCGTAGGCCTTCGCGAGGAAGAGGTCGAGGCGCGGCGGATCGATGCCCTTGACGATCGCGTTCTCCTTCAGCGCCGGCTTGCTCACCGAGCCCGGCTCCACGGCCATGAACTGCTCGCCGAGCACGCCTTGGGTGGTGACGTAGAAGTCCGCATCCTCGTGGATGGCGTCCTGCACGCGCTTCTCGAGCGCGATCTTCGCGCGGATGAGGGTGCGTCGGTTGGTCTTTGGATCGACGACGCCGCCCATGAACTTGAGGTCCTCGACCTTGCCGACTTTCACGCCGGCGACGCGCACGGGCGCGCCGGTCTGCAGGCCGCCCGGGTTGTCGAAATCGACGTACAGCGTGTAGGTCTTCTCGAACGAGAGGCCGCCCATGATGAGGAGGAAGCCGCCAAGGATCGTCATCGACACGAGGATGAGGATGCCGACCTTGACCTCGATGGAACGCTCTTTTGCCATTCTTCGCGGAGCTCCCGGGCGGCAAGAGACGAAAGAACGCGCTCGCCCGCAGCCAAGTTATAGAGCAACGGGCCGCGCCGCGGGGAAGAAGGGTTCGCGCGGCGTGGCGTTTTCCCGCTCGCGCCGGCGCCTCGACGAGGCCGACCCGCCTACATCTCCATGGGGCCGGTGGCGTGGCCGCGGATGAACTGGTGGACCACGCCGTCCTCGCAGCGCTGGAAGTCGTCCTGCGTGCCGAGCATTTTGACGTGGCCCTTGTAGAGCATGACGATCCGCTGAGCGATCGAGAAGATGCTCGTGAGGTCGTGACTCACCACGATGGACGTCACTCCGGTGGAGTCCGAGAGCTCGTGAATCAGGCGGTCCACGCGCCTGGCGCTGACGGGATCGAGCGAGGTCGTGGGCTCGTCGAAGAGCACGTAGCGGGGGTCGAGCGAGAGCGCCCTCGCGATCGCCACGCGCTTGCGCATGCCGTCGCCCAGCTCGGTGGGGTACTTGTCGGCGAAGTCCTGCATGTGGACCCGCACGAGGAACCGCTTGCCCTCCTCGAGGGCCTCCTTCTGGGTCATGTTCTTGTGCTTGCGGAGCGGGAGCGCGATGTTCTCGACGCAGGTGAGGCTGTCGAACAGCGTCGAGTGCTGGAACACCATCGCGCACTTCTTCCGCACCGGGCCCATGCGGACCTCGTCGAACTTCGAGACCTCCTCGCCGTCGAGCCAGATCTCCCCCGAGTCGGGATACAGCAGGCCGACGAGGTGCTTGATGAGCACGCTCTTGCCCACGCCGGAGGCGCCGATGATGAAGAAGACCTCGCCCTCCTTCACCTCGAACGAGACGCCGTGGAGCACGGCCTTGGGGCCGAACGACTTCTTGATGTCGATGAACTGAATGCCGCGTTTCCCCGGCGTGACCACGGGCGCGACGAAGTTGGGGGGCTTGGGGTTCTGCGCGCTCACGGGCTACCTGCGGGGCTAGGCACGGCCACCCTGGCCTAGCCAGGGAAGATGATGAAGCCGGCCGCCGAGATGAAGAAGTTCAAGATGATGATCGCCAGCGAGGTGTTGACGACCGCGCGGGTCGTCGCCCAGCCCACACCCTCGGAGCCGCCGAAGGTGGAGAGCCCGCAGTACCCGCTGACGATGGGGATCGCGGCACCGTACGCGATGCACTTGGTGAGCCCGATGGACACGTCGCCGACGTCGACGAGCTTGGCGTTGAAGAAGGTCGCGAAGGGCACGTCGAAGGCGACGTACGCGGTGACCGCGCCCGAGCAGAAGGCGACGGCGCCCGCCCACACGATGAGCATGAGCGTCATGACGACGCTCGCCTTGAATCGAGGCACGAGCAAAAAGTCGATGGGATCCGCCGCGCACATGCGCAGCGCGTCGACCTGCTCGGTCACGACCATGCTGCCGATCTCGGCGGCGATGCCCGCGCCCACGCGGGTGGCGAGCATGAGCGCCCCGAGCGAGGCCGCGAGATCGCGCACGAGCAGTTCGAGGTAAGTGGCCCCGAGGAGCGTGAAGTCGGGCACGACGCGCTTCGCCTGCAGGCCCGACTGGTACACGAGGATCATGCCGATGAAGCCCATCGTGCACGTGAGAAAGAAGAGCGACTTGTTGCCGATCTCGTACATCTGCAGGGCCATCGCGCGGGGCTCGCGCTTGCCTCGCAGGCTGTAATAGAGCGTGCGCACGAAGACCGAGTAGAGGTCGCGGGCCCCGATCCCTAGATCGATCGCCGCGGCCCCGAGCGTGCCGAGCACTCCACCCTCGTCGTCGGGGGCGGCTTCTGTGGCCGGGGTGGTGTCGGTCTGCTCGGCTGCCATGTCGGTTCAGCCGAGCACGAGGCTGACGAGGTAGTCGAGGAGCAGGATGCCCGCCGCGCTCGCGACGACCGTGGCGTTCACGGAGCGGCCCACGCCCGGAGCGCCGCCGGTGGTGCTGATGCCGAAGTGGCAGCTCGCGAGCCCGATGACGAAGCCGAACACGACGCTCTTCACGAGGCCGTTCGCGACGTCGGAGAAGTTCAGGAGGCCTCCCGTGAGGCCGTTGTAGAAGGTGCGAGGCTCGACCGAGAGCAGCCCCTTGCCGGTGTACGCAGCGCCGAAGAGCGCCAGCGAGTCGGCGAAGAGCGTCATGAGGAAGAGTGTGACGACGATGCCGACGAAGCGCGGCGCGATGAGGAAGGCGATGGGATCGATCGCGAGAACGCGGAGCGCGTCGAACTGCTCGGTGACGACCATCGTGCCAAGCTCGGCGGTGTTGTTCGCCCCCACTCGCCCGGAGATCATCAGCGCGCAGAGCAGCGGCGCGACCTCGCGGAGCGTGCTGAAGCCCGCGCCCCAGCCGAGCAGCCCCTCGGCGCCGTAGCGTTTCACGATGGGCGCGGCCTGAACCACCATGATGGCGCCCGTGAAGAGGGCCGTGACCACCACGATGGGCAGCGACTTCACCGCCATCTTGTAGAGGTTCTTCCATAGCTCGGAGCGGTCGATGCGCCCGGAGAAGAGCCCGACCGTGATCTTCCCGAGGAGGATCGCCATGCCGCCCGCGGTGAAGGCGATCGAGAAGAACGCCGCGCCCATGCTCTTCAAGAGCGGGTGTTCGTCGGCTGTGTCGGTCCCGGGCTGCGCCATGGCAACCCCGCACGCTACCACGACGATCGCGGGCCGCGACACCATATCCCGCGGGCCGTCTGGGACGGCTCTCTCGCTAGTCCCCTGGAGTCGTGGTTCGTATCAGAAGTCCGGTCTTCGGTGTCATGCCGAGGAGCGAGGGGGTGCCCCGTTTTCGGCGGCGGCGGGCCCGTCCTCAACTCGGACGTCGTTCCGCGCGGTGGAGGCCGCGCTTTGCGCTCAGGGGACAGTGGTTTCGGGTGTGACCGCGCGAGAACGCCGACCCTCGAACATGAGTATCCTCCCACCGCCGCCGAAAACGGGACACCCCCTCGCTCCCTTGTGGCGAAAGGCCGAGCCGCGCGACTTCTGGAAGGGATCACGCTTCCAGGGGACTAGTCGGGGTTCAGGAACCACTCGATCGTGCCGAGGACCAGCGCGTTCACCGCCGTCACCCCGAGCGCGAGCAAGACCCCTAGCGCGAAGCCCAAGACCGACCGGCGGGTGCGTGCAAAATGCACGGGAAGCGCGAGCACGCCGAACACGACGAGCGCCGCGTTTCGGCTGGGTTCGGGCCACGCGCGCGCGCGCGCCTCGGGCGAGAGGCGGCGCTCGTCGCGCAGCACGACGGCGAAGAGCGCCCCGGTCGTGACGGCGAACGACACCAAGATCTCCACGAGCTCGAGCACGGGAGTGAGTCTCGCAGCCAGCGCCGCCCTCGTCGAGCGTGCGGTCGCGAGGAGCCGCGAGGAGCCGCGAGGAGCCGCCCGTGCGGTCGGCGCAGGCCGTGATAGCTTATTCCAATGCTTAGGGTCTTCGCGGTGCGTCTCGGGTGGGCGGCGGTCGTGGGCGCGCTCTTCCTCGGCCGCGACATGTGCCTCGGCGGCGGCAAGCGACCGACGCCGCCGGTCGACCCGACGGACAGCCGCGACTCGTCGCTCGACCTCGGCGCCTCCGCCCCGGGGCGAGCGGCGCTCGTTCAATCAAGGAGCGTGGTGCATGGCTGACGTAAATGCCTGGGCGCTGAGGTTCGGCTGGCTCACGGTCGTCGGTGGCCTCTTGGTCCACCGCGACATGTGCTTGGGCGGCGGCAAGCGGTTCCCGGATCCCGAGCCCGCCCCCGACACGGGCCCGGCCGACTCGTCGACCGACACCGGGAAGGACGCCCACCTTCGACGCACCGGTGTTCCGTGCTCGGGAGCGACCACCCGCCGCGCGCCCCGCCCAACGGAGCGAGTCGTCGCGCACGCCGCGCCCGTCGTTCGCGAAAAGGTCTGATAAGAGTGCCTTCGCGCGCGCGGATGAGCGTGACGCTCGCTCCGCTCGGGGCGCTCGACACTGCGCGTCGGGCGCTTTTCCGCGCGTCGGGCCCGCTCGCGCGCTGGCTGCTGGTCGACCGAGAGTCGCGGGTAGCCACCTTCGGCTGCGTGGGGCTCGTCGTCGCCTTCGCGCTGGCGCTCGCCTGCCCGGGGTGGGCCATCGGCGTAGGCACGGTGGTGCTCGGGGTGCCGCATGTGGTCTCCGACGTGCGCTACCTCGTCGTGCGGCGCGGGCTCGCGCGCCGCGCCTCGCTCTACGCGGGCGTGCTCGTCGCGGTCGTGGGCACGCCGCTTGGCTTTGGGCTCCGCGCGGCGGTCGTCG is a genomic window of Myxococcales bacterium containing:
- a CDS encoding ATP-binding cassette domain-containing protein, which gives rise to MLHGVSFEVKEGEVFFIIGASGVGKSVLIKHLVGLLYPDSGEIWLDGEEVSKFDEVRMGPVRKKCAMVFQHSTLFDSLTCVENIALPLRKHKNMTQKEALEEGKRFLVRVHMQDFADKYPTELGDGMRKRVAIARALSLDPRYVLFDEPTTSLDPVSARRVDRLIHELSDSTGVTSIVVSHDLTSIFSIAQRIVMLYKGHVKMLGTQDDFQRCEDGVVHQFIRGHATGPMEM
- a CDS encoding ABC transporter permease; protein product: MVSRPAIVVVACGVAMAQPGTDTADEHPLLKSMGAAFFSIAFTAGGMAILLGKITVGLFSGRIDRSELWKNLYKMAVKSLPIVVVTALFTGAIMVVQAAPIVKRYGAEGLLGWGAGFSTLREVAPLLCALMISGRVGANNTAELGTMVVTEQFDALRVLAIDPIAFLIAPRFVGIVVTLFLMTLFADSLALFGAAYTGKGLLSVEPRTFYNGLTGGLLNFSDVANGLVKSVVFGFVIGLASCHFGISTTGGAPGVGRSVNATVVASAAGILLLDYLVSLVLG
- a CDS encoding ABC transporter permease gives rise to the protein MAAEQTDTTPATEAAPDDEGGVLGTLGAAAIDLGIGARDLYSVFVRTLYYSLRGKREPRAMALQMYEIGNKSLFFLTCTMGFIGMILVYQSGLQAKRVVPDFTLLGATYLELLVRDLAASLGALMLATRVGAGIAAEIGSMVVTEQVDALRMCAADPIDFLLVPRFKASVVMTLMLIVWAGAVAFCSGAVTAYVAFDVPFATFFNAKLVDVGDVSIGLTKCIAYGAAIPIVSGYCGLSTFGGSEGVGWATTRAVVNTSLAIIILNFFISAAGFIIFPG
- a CDS encoding MCE family protein, whose translation is MAKERSIEVKVGILILVSMTILGGFLLIMGGLSFEKTYTLYVDFDNPGGLQTGAPVRVAGVKVGKVEDLKFMGGVVDPKTNRRTLIRAKIALEKRVQDAIHEDADFYVTTQGVLGEQFMAVEPGSVSKPALKENAIVKGIDPPRLDLFLAKAYELLDTTMNGIRNNRELISDIATNTAGLLKNLNGVLTDNRERINRTVANLEALSAEANQLTHDAKIRYVDNPKIARTIDNIDRISQDLQRDSGPLLKDAKEAMANINRVSATVGSPEEQAKLKKTLDEVAQLAARANATAADAQAIVTHIKKGEGTVGSLVMDEAIYDDVQEMVRDLKHNPWKFLWKE